From the Fusobacterium sp. IOR10 genome, one window contains:
- the lon gene encoding endopeptidase La, translated as MSNRIAFLPTRDLIAFPGAVRPLYVGREKSLKTIKKLIKKGETKLLLVSQKKMEQENPSFPEDVYQVGVIANILQEITMPNETVKLLIEVEKKVIVENIKDEDGDVTAEYTVVEPDTNYDKETMALYRKIVSKFEDYIDIERNLSKEVLISLEGSTNVEANFDLICNNLKIENKKKQLLLEKFNAKERGFYLLEILLNEMEMLRIETNVEEKVRKKIDAAQKAYYIKEKINALKDELGGEEEISQEDDEILKRLEKAKLPVEVRKKIEAELKKVSKMPSFSAEASVSRNYIDVLLDLPWGKSTKDHLDIVKANRILERDHYGLKEVKNKVLDYLAVKKLNPKMKGTILCLVGPPGVGKTSIAKSVADAMGRKFVRVSLGGVRDEAEIRGHRRTYIGSMPGRIMKAMKIAGTKNPLILLDELDKMASDFKGDPASAMLEVLDPEQNIHFEDHYVDYPFDLSDVFFLGTANDLRNIPRPLIDRMEIVSISSYTEFEKLNIAKKYIVKKLQKENGLEKIKINISDKVILKIINEYTREAGVRNLKREINNLFRKLARKVINEKVDKISVTVTNLEKYLGKPKFRLEKLKEKQSKVGIVNGLAWTSVGGVTLEVQGVLIPGKGNITLTGTLGDVMKESAQVAFTYVKSNFEKYNIKSEDFLQKKNIHLHFPEGATPKDGPSAGITIVTAILSVLTGRKIRQDVAMTGEVTITGEVLAIGGVKEKVIGAHRAGIREVILPDDNRVDVDEIPQEVLKEMKINFAKTYDDVEKIVFENN; from the coding sequence ATGAGCAATAGGATAGCGTTTTTACCTACAAGAGACTTAATCGCATTTCCAGGAGCAGTTCGTCCATTATATGTGGGAAGAGAAAAAAGTCTAAAAACAATAAAAAAATTAATTAAAAAGGGTGAAACTAAATTATTATTGGTTTCCCAAAAAAAGATGGAACAAGAAAATCCCTCTTTTCCAGAAGACGTATATCAAGTGGGTGTTATAGCTAATATATTACAAGAAATTACAATGCCAAACGAAACTGTTAAATTATTAATAGAGGTTGAAAAAAAAGTCATTGTTGAAAATATAAAGGATGAAGATGGTGATGTAACTGCTGAATATACAGTAGTTGAACCAGATACTAATTATGATAAAGAGACAATGGCCTTGTATAGGAAAATTGTTTCTAAATTTGAAGACTATATAGATATAGAAAGAAATTTATCAAAGGAAGTTTTAATAAGCTTAGAAGGAAGTACTAATGTTGAAGCTAATTTTGACTTAATTTGTAATAATTTAAAAATAGAAAATAAAAAGAAACAATTACTTTTGGAAAAATTTAATGCAAAAGAAAGAGGTTTTTACTTATTAGAAATTTTATTAAATGAAATGGAAATGTTAAGAATTGAAACTAATGTGGAAGAAAAAGTAAGAAAAAAAATAGATGCAGCTCAAAAAGCATATTATATAAAAGAAAAAATAAATGCCCTTAAGGATGAACTTGGAGGGGAAGAAGAAATTAGTCAAGAGGATGACGAAATTTTAAAAAGGCTTGAAAAAGCTAAACTCCCTGTAGAAGTAAGAAAAAAAATAGAAGCAGAATTAAAAAAAGTTTCTAAAATGCCATCTTTTTCTGCAGAAGCTTCAGTTTCTAGAAATTATATAGATGTTCTTCTTGATTTACCTTGGGGAAAATCAACAAAGGATCATTTGGATATAGTGAAGGCTAACAGAATATTAGAAAGAGATCATTATGGATTGAAAGAAGTTAAAAATAAAGTACTAGACTATTTAGCTGTAAAAAAACTTAATCCAAAAATGAAGGGAACAATACTTTGCTTAGTTGGCCCTCCAGGGGTTGGAAAAACATCAATTGCAAAGTCAGTGGCAGATGCAATGGGTAGAAAATTTGTAAGAGTATCCCTAGGTGGAGTAAGAGATGAAGCTGAAATAAGAGGACATAGAAGAACTTACATAGGTTCTATGCCTGGAAGAATAATGAAGGCTATGAAAATAGCAGGAACTAAAAATCCATTAATATTATTAGATGAACTTGATAAAATGGCAAGTGATTTTAAAGGAGATCCAGCTTCAGCAATGCTTGAAGTTTTAGACCCAGAGCAAAACATTCATTTTGAAGATCATTATGTGGATTATCCATTTGATTTATCAGATGTCTTTTTCCTTGGAACAGCAAATGATTTAAGAAACATACCAAGACCATTAATAGATAGAATGGAGATAGTTTCAATTTCTTCATACACTGAATTTGAAAAATTAAATATAGCTAAAAAATATATAGTAAAGAAACTTCAAAAAGAAAATGGTTTGGAAAAGATAAAAATTAATATTTCAGATAAAGTTATATTAAAAATAATAAATGAATATACAAGGGAAGCAGGAGTTAGAAATTTAAAAAGAGAAATTAATAACTTATTTAGAAAATTAGCTAGAAAAGTTATTAATGAAAAAGTAGATAAAATAAGTGTTACAGTTACAAATTTAGAAAAATATTTAGGAAAACCTAAGTTTAGGTTAGAAAAATTAAAGGAAAAACAAAGCAAAGTTGGTATTGTCAATGGACTTGCTTGGACATCAGTTGGTGGAGTAACTCTAGAAGTTCAAGGGGTATTAATTCCTGGAAAAGGAAATATAACATTAACAGGTACACTTGGAGATGTAATGAAAGAATCTGCACAAGTTGCATTTACTTATGTTAAATCTAATTTTGAAAAATATAATATAAAATCTGAAGATTTTTTACAAAAGAAAAATATTCATCTTCATTTTCCAGAAGGTGCAACTCCAAAAGATGGTCCTTCTGCAGGGATTACAATAGTAACAGCTATTTTGTCTGTTCTTACAGGTAGAAAAATAAGACAAGATGTTGCAATGACAGGGGAAGTAACAATAACAGGAGAAGTTCTTGCTATTGGTGGAGTTAAAGAAAAAGTTATAGGGGCTCATAGAGCTGGAATAAGAGAAGTTATTCTTCCTGACGATAATAGAGTTGATGTGGATGAAATACCTCAAGAAGTTTTGAAAGAAATGAAAATTAATTTCGCTAAAACTTATGACGATGTGGAAAAAATTGTTTTTGAAAACAATTAA
- the yihA gene encoding ribosome biogenesis GTP-binding protein YihA/YsxC — translation MQIKQADFVKSAVYDKDYPEELGGIEFAFVGRSNVGKSSLINSITGRKKLARTSKTPGRTQLINYFIMNNEFYFVDLPGYGFAKVPKAVKAEWGTTMERYLSSPRKKLVFVLLDIRRVPSGEDLEMLNWLEHFETPFKIIFTKMDKVSNNVKSKCLKAIKTKLEFDHDDVFFHSSLKNTGKQEILDYVGKVVDKYRVENN, via the coding sequence ATGCAAATAAAACAGGCAGATTTTGTAAAATCAGCAGTTTATGATAAGGATTATCCAGAAGAATTAGGGGGAATAGAATTTGCCTTTGTTGGGAGATCCAATGTTGGAAAATCATCTTTAATAAATAGTATAACAGGAAGAAAAAAATTAGCAAGAACAAGTAAAACTCCAGGTAGAACACAACTTATTAATTATTTTATAATGAATAATGAATTTTACTTTGTTGATTTACCAGGGTATGGTTTTGCAAAAGTACCTAAAGCGGTTAAAGCTGAATGGGGAACAACTATGGAAAGATATTTATCTAGTCCTAGGAAAAAATTAGTATTTGTTCTTTTGGATATTAGAAGAGTTCCAAGTGGAGAAGATTTGGAAATGTTAAATTGGCTAGAGCATTTTGAAACACCATTTAAAATTATTTTCACAAAAATGGATAAGGTTTCAAATAATGTTAAAAGCAAATGTTTAAAAGCTATTAAAACTAAATTAGAATTTGATCATGATGATGTATTTTTTCATTCTTCACTAAAAAATACAGGAAAACAAGAAATATTAGATTATGTTGGAAAAGTAGTTGACAAATATAGAGTAGAAAACAATTAA